The Curtobacterium sp. MCLR17_007 genome contains a region encoding:
- a CDS encoding MFS transporter translates to MARTVVEKQLGDITKLQRFALIVLISASSSVIYTPVYLKWTFYQPLLDALHVTNEQLGHLESFYAITATICYLPAGVLANRIRVRTLCALGLIGSAALTFWFATLPSYGSLMVIFLGMGVTTTLIFWGIRFKMVRLVSTTEGYAANIGLSYGMYGAVGLIIGLVNTVIVSSFAENSGLGIQVLLTFLGVLILLIGITAYIAIPKFQSEIGASENAFSLKDVGTSLKNPVIWLCAACMFFVYWVYIGISYTTPYLQNTLGASLAVVSIIGVIRSYGITLISGPIFGVIARKSHSPSKTIAIGAIIGAASLLGFAILPHSAGSVVLAVGLIILLGFIANGVYGIVSSQLSEGRIPLPIFGTATGLLSVVGFLPDTFSPVWFGSLIDAHGDAAYPQIFAILAGSAIVAASFAVILRIYVNRNKQQLDARYDAVMAEAARTPENTTSTTAPVAEPA, encoded by the coding sequence GTGGCCCGTACCGTCGTTGAGAAGCAGCTTGGTGACATCACCAAGCTCCAACGCTTCGCCCTGATCGTCCTGATCTCCGCCTCCAGCTCCGTCATCTACACCCCCGTGTACTTGAAGTGGACCTTCTACCAGCCACTCCTCGACGCACTGCACGTCACCAACGAGCAGCTCGGGCACCTCGAGTCCTTCTACGCGATCACCGCGACGATCTGCTACCTGCCCGCCGGGGTGCTCGCGAACCGCATCCGCGTCCGCACCCTCTGCGCCCTCGGCCTCATCGGCTCTGCCGCGCTGACGTTCTGGTTCGCGACGCTGCCGTCCTACGGCTCCCTGATGGTGATCTTCCTCGGCATGGGCGTCACCACGACGCTCATCTTCTGGGGCATCCGCTTCAAGATGGTTCGCCTGGTCTCCACTACCGAGGGTTACGCCGCCAACATCGGTCTCTCCTACGGTATGTATGGCGCCGTGGGCCTCATCATCGGCCTGGTCAACACCGTCATCGTGTCCTCCTTCGCCGAGAACAGCGGCCTCGGTATCCAGGTGCTGCTGACCTTCCTCGGCGTTCTAATCCTCCTCATCGGCATCACCGCGTACATCGCCATCCCCAAGTTCCAGAGCGAGATCGGCGCGTCCGAGAACGCGTTCAGCCTCAAGGATGTCGGCACGTCGCTGAAGAACCCGGTCATCTGGCTCTGCGCCGCCTGCATGTTCTTCGTCTACTGGGTCTACATCGGCATCAGCTACACCACCCCCTACCTGCAGAACACCCTCGGCGCCTCCCTGGCGGTCGTGTCGATCATCGGCGTCATCCGCTCCTACGGCATCACCCTGATCTCCGGCCCGATCTTCGGTGTCATCGCCCGGAAGTCCCACTCCCCGTCGAAGACCATCGCCATCGGCGCAATCATCGGCGCCGCGTCGCTGCTCGGCTTCGCGATCCTGCCGCACAGCGCCGGCAGCGTCGTCCTCGCAGTCGGTCTGATCATCCTGCTCGGCTTCATCGCCAACGGCGTCTACGGCATCGTCTCCTCGCAGCTGTCCGAGGGCCGCATCCCGCTGCCGATCTTCGGCACCGCCACCGGTCTGCTCTCCGTCGTCGGCTTCCTGCCCGACACGTTCTCCCCGGTCTGGTTCGGGTCCCTGATCGACGCGCACGGTGACGCGGCGTACCCGCAGATCTTCGCGATCCTCGCCGGCTCTGCCATCGTCGCAGCGTCCTTCGCGGTCATCCTGCGCATCTACGTCAACCGGAACAAGCAGCAGCTCGACGCCCGCTACGACGCCGTCATGGCCGAAGCAGCCCGCACGCCAGAGAACACCACCTCCACCACGGCCCCCGTGGCAGAGCCCGCCTGA